A section of the Candidatus Omnitrophota bacterium genome encodes:
- the queG gene encoding tRNA epoxyqueuosine(34) reductase QueG translates to METLKSKIFHFATQTLGFDDCRFTTPELSDALVIYKEWLDHGYHGEMDYLKKHFKFKENPELLLGGVKSAIVLIKNYRNTLEPKINTRTKLARYAVGKDYHFVIGEKLKELENFIKNQNADIKCYAGVDSRPIAERSLALKAGIGFLGKNSMVIRPGLGSYFFIGVVLTTHTFEPDDVLKWDCGSCRLCIDACPTQAINNDSTLNAVKCISYQTIERKDPLSADEIKQAKGWLFGCDICQEVCPYNTTAPLTNWKEFLPESGIGFDFFEKRKLEIIPKDSAVYRSRARIIQNHKLANELI, encoded by the coding sequence ATGGAAACTTTAAAAAGCAAAATTTTCCACTTCGCCACCCAAACCCTTGGTTTTGACGACTGCCGATTTACCACACCCGAGCTAAGCGATGCGCTGGTTATCTATAAAGAGTGGCTCGATCACGGCTATCACGGCGAAATGGATTACCTGAAAAAACATTTCAAATTCAAAGAAAACCCCGAGCTTCTTTTAGGCGGCGTAAAATCCGCCATTGTCCTTATAAAAAATTATAGAAACACCCTTGAGCCTAAAATTAACACGCGTACAAAACTCGCTCGATACGCCGTTGGGAAAGATTATCATTTTGTCATTGGAGAAAAACTAAAAGAATTGGAAAATTTCATCAAAAATCAAAATGCTGATATAAAATGTTATGCGGGTGTTGACAGCCGCCCTATTGCCGAGCGAAGCCTGGCGCTAAAAGCGGGAATTGGTTTCTTAGGAAAAAATTCCATGGTCATCCGCCCCGGGCTTGGTTCATATTTTTTTATCGGTGTTGTTTTAACGACACACACCTTCGAACCTGATGACGTTTTAAAATGGGATTGTGGCAGCTGCCGGCTTTGCATTGACGCCTGCCCGACGCAGGCGATCAATAATGATTCAACGCTGAATGCGGTTAAATGCATCAGTTATCAAACGATCGAGCGAAAAGATCCTCTTAGCGCGGATGAAATAAAACAGGCAAAGGGTTGGCTTTTCGGCTGTGATATTTGCCAGGAAGTTTGTCCATACAATACCACGGCGCCTTTAACAAATTGGAAAGAATTTTTACCGGAATCAGGAATAGGATTTGATTTCTTCGAAAAAAGAAAATTAGAAATAATTCCAAAGGATTCCGCCGTTTATCGCTCCCGCGCGCGGATCATACAAAATCATAAATTAGCCAATGAACTTATTTAA
- the metH gene encoding methionine synthase has protein sequence MQNKTEQVLRELLSKRILVLDGAMGTMIQEHKLTEKDFRSKRFSDHPCDVKGNNDLLTLTQPRIIKEIHEKYLEAGADIIETNTFNSNLFSMSDYQMESLVYELNFAGAKLAKEAAVSFSRKNSKKPRFVAGAIGPTNKTASLSPDVNNPGFRAVTFDQLVAAYAEQIRGLIEGGVDLLLVETVFDTLNCKAALFAIEDYFEKIGRRIPVMVSVTITDASGRTLSGQTAEAFWISIAHVRPFSVGLNCALGAPEMKPYLEDLSRNADVFISCYPNAGLPNAFGQYDHTPEFMAQVLGNFAKQKLLNIIGGCCGTTPRHIHAIARAVEHIEPRPIPSVEKYSRLSGLEPLVIRPETNFVNVGERTNVTGSPKFAKLIKDGNFDEALSIARQQVENGAQIIDINMDEALLDSEKSITTFLHLIAAEPDIARVPIMIDSSKWSVIEAGLKCIQGKGVVNSISLKEGEEVFKNQARLLKRFGAMAVVMAFDERGQADSAERKIEVCKRSYDILTKEIHFPPEDIIFDPNILTIATGMEEHNNYAVDFIETIKQIKSGLPHALVSGGVSNISFSFRGNDTAREAMHAAFLYHAIKAGLDMGIVNAGKIAIYEEIPKDLLKLVEDVLFNRDPDATQRLIDFAETVKKTGMTIAVEDKKWRKTSVEERLSHALVNGIVDFIDEDTEEARQKLGKPLNVIEGPLMAGMNIVGDLFGSGKMFLPQVVKSARVMKKSVAYLTPFMEKERAKGVTGHQYAGTILLATVKGDVHDIGKNIVGVVLACNNYKIIDLGVMTPASKILKIAREEKVDLIGLSGLITPSLEEMVHVAQELSREGFSVPLLIGGATTSKMHTAVKITPEYKPGVVHVLDASRSVGVAGQLLGKQTKEKFLNDTKAEYDSLRLHYLGQKKETALLSIEEARNRKLPFDWKKYQPVKPAFFGNKAFAGFSLEEIVKHIDWSPFFLTWEMKGTYPKIFDDPKIGKESRKLFSDAQKLLQKIIKEKLLTANAVIGFYPANAIHDDIELYSDDHRTKPIAVLHTLRQQSEKTSRQPNFALADFIAPKESGIKDYIGCFAVTTGIDLEKLVATFEKEHDDYYSIMAKALADRLAEAFAEHIHALTRKDLWGYARDEKLTDEEIIKEKYQGIRPAPGYPACPDHTEKQIIFDLLEAPQATGMKLTESFAMLPAASVCGLYFSHPEAKYFGVGKIGKDQVLDYAKRKGMSLKVIEKWLSPNLGYTS, from the coding sequence GTGCAAAATAAAACAGAGCAAGTCTTGCGAGAACTGCTCTCAAAGCGCATCTTAGTTTTAGACGGCGCCATGGGAACCATGATCCAGGAGCACAAGCTCACCGAAAAAGATTTCCGTTCAAAACGCTTTAGCGATCATCCCTGTGACGTAAAAGGGAACAATGACCTTTTGACCTTGACCCAGCCGCGCATTATCAAAGAGATCCACGAGAAATATCTGGAAGCCGGCGCCGACATCATCGAAACCAATACATTCAACAGCAATCTTTTTTCCATGTCGGATTACCAAATGGAATCCTTGGTTTACGAGCTAAATTTCGCCGGCGCGAAACTTGCGAAAGAAGCCGCCGTAAGTTTTTCCAGAAAGAATTCTAAAAAACCACGTTTTGTTGCGGGCGCTATCGGGCCGACCAATAAAACCGCGTCACTCTCGCCGGATGTCAATAATCCGGGATTTCGCGCCGTTACTTTTGACCAATTAGTTGCCGCTTACGCCGAACAAATTCGCGGGCTCATAGAGGGCGGTGTTGATCTTTTATTGGTGGAAACAGTTTTTGACACGCTTAATTGCAAGGCGGCGCTTTTTGCCATTGAAGATTATTTTGAAAAAATAGGCCGCCGAATTCCGGTGATGGTTTCGGTGACGATTACCGACGCGTCGGGGCGGACACTTTCCGGGCAAACGGCGGAAGCGTTTTGGATCTCCATTGCTCACGTTAGGCCATTTTCCGTCGGGCTCAACTGTGCCTTAGGCGCACCCGAAATGAAACCTTACTTAGAAGATTTGTCTCGAAATGCTGATGTTTTCATCAGCTGCTATCCTAATGCAGGGCTTCCTAACGCGTTCGGACAATACGATCATACGCCGGAATTCATGGCGCAAGTTTTAGGAAATTTTGCTAAGCAAAAATTATTGAATATCATCGGTGGCTGTTGCGGAACAACGCCTCGCCATATTCACGCGATCGCTCGCGCGGTTGAACATATAGAACCGCGGCCGATCCCTTCCGTCGAGAAATATTCTCGTCTAAGCGGGCTGGAGCCTTTGGTTATTCGCCCGGAAACAAATTTTGTTAATGTTGGAGAGCGCACCAATGTCACCGGATCTCCAAAATTCGCCAAGCTCATCAAAGACGGGAATTTTGATGAAGCGCTGTCTATCGCGCGCCAACAAGTCGAAAACGGCGCGCAGATCATCGACATCAATATGGACGAAGCGCTTTTAGATTCTGAAAAGTCCATTACGACTTTTCTGCATTTGATCGCCGCCGAACCGGATATCGCGCGCGTTCCTATTATGATCGATTCATCCAAATGGTCGGTCATCGAAGCCGGATTAAAATGTATTCAAGGAAAAGGGGTTGTCAATTCCATTAGCCTTAAAGAAGGCGAAGAAGTTTTTAAAAACCAAGCTCGGCTTCTTAAGCGTTTTGGCGCCATGGCCGTTGTTATGGCGTTTGACGAACGAGGGCAAGCGGACAGCGCCGAGCGAAAGATCGAAGTCTGCAAACGCTCTTATGACATCCTCACAAAAGAGATCCATTTTCCTCCGGAAGATATTATTTTCGACCCGAATATTTTAACCATCGCCACCGGCATGGAAGAGCACAATAATTACGCCGTTGACTTCATTGAAACGATCAAGCAAATTAAATCAGGCTTACCACACGCGCTGGTGAGCGGCGGGGTCAGCAACATCTCATTTTCTTTTCGCGGTAATGATACAGCACGAGAAGCCATGCACGCAGCGTTTCTTTATCACGCCATTAAAGCCGGGCTTGATATGGGCATTGTCAACGCCGGAAAGATCGCCATTTATGAAGAAATTCCCAAAGACCTTTTAAAACTGGTTGAAGATGTTTTATTTAACCGCGATCCCGACGCGACCCAACGCTTGATTGATTTTGCCGAAACGGTCAAGAAAACCGGTATGACCATTGCCGTCGAAGACAAAAAATGGCGGAAAACCAGCGTCGAAGAGCGGCTATCTCACGCTCTGGTCAACGGCATCGTTGATTTCATTGATGAAGATACAGAGGAAGCGCGGCAAAAACTGGGCAAACCATTAAACGTTATTGAAGGCCCGCTGATGGCGGGAATGAATATCGTAGGCGACTTATTCGGTTCCGGAAAGATGTTTTTGCCTCAAGTTGTCAAAAGCGCGCGCGTTATGAAAAAATCCGTTGCTTATTTAACGCCGTTTATGGAAAAAGAACGCGCCAAGGGCGTTACCGGACATCAATACGCCGGAACAATTCTTTTAGCGACGGTCAAAGGCGATGTTCATGATATTGGAAAAAATATCGTCGGTGTTGTTTTAGCCTGTAATAACTACAAGATCATTGACCTCGGCGTTATGACGCCCGCTTCAAAAATCTTAAAAATCGCGCGAGAAGAAAAGGTTGATCTGATCGGATTGAGCGGGCTTATTACGCCATCATTAGAAGAAATGGTCCACGTAGCGCAAGAATTATCCCGTGAAGGTTTTTCGGTCCCGCTTTTGATCGGCGGTGCGACAACGTCGAAAATGCACACCGCCGTTAAAATAACTCCGGAATATAAACCGGGCGTTGTGCATGTTTTAGACGCTTCCCGAAGCGTGGGTGTTGCCGGGCAGCTTTTAGGCAAGCAAACAAAAGAAAAATTCTTGAACGATACAAAAGCCGAATACGATTCTTTACGTTTGCATTATTTAGGGCAAAAGAAAGAAACCGCGCTTTTATCCATTGAAGAAGCCCGCAACCGAAAACTGCCATTTGATTGGAAAAAATATCAGCCCGTCAAGCCGGCATTTTTCGGCAATAAAGCATTTGCGGGATTTTCTTTGGAAGAGATCGTCAAGCACATTGACTGGTCTCCTTTTTTTCTAACTTGGGAAATGAAGGGAACGTACCCAAAGATCTTTGATGACCCTAAGATCGGCAAAGAGTCTCGAAAACTTTTTTCGGACGCGCAAAAACTTCTTCAAAAGATCATTAAAGAAAAACTCTTAACCGCGAACGCCGTCATTGGTTTTTATCCGGCTAATGCCATCCACGATGACATCGAGTTATATTCGGATGACCATCGCACAAAGCCTATCGCTGTTCTTCATACTTTGCGGCAACAATCCGAAAAAACATCGCGCCAGCCAAATTTCGCGCTTGCCGATTTTATTGCGCCTAAGGAATCAGGAATAAAAGATTATATCGGCTGTTTCGCCGTTACAACCGGCATTGATCTAGAAAAGCTTGTCGCAACATTCGAGAAAGAACATGACGATTACTATAGCATTATGGCAAAGGCTTTGGCCGATCGGTTAGCGGAAGCGTTTGCGGAACATATCCACGCTTTAACGCGAAAAGACCTTTGGGGCTATGCCCGTGACGAAAAATTAACCGATGAAGAAATTATCAAAGAGAAATATCAAGGAATTCGCCCGGCACCGGGTTATCCGGCTTGCCCGGATCACACAGAAAAACAAATAATTTTTGATTTACTTGAAGCTCCTCAGGCAACAGGGATGAAACTGACCGAAAGTTTTGCCATGCTTCCGGCGGCTTCTGTGTGCGGATTGTATTTTTCACATCCCGAAGCAAAGTATTTCGGCGTTGGGAAGATCGGCAAAGACCAGGTGCTTGACTATGCCAAGCGCAAAGGAATGAGCCTTAAGGTAATTGAAAAGTGGCTATCGCCCAATTTGGGATACACCTCGTAA
- a CDS encoding homoserine O-acetyltransferase, with translation MSAKPNIKSTAENSIGPVETKFYTFAQPPHEFPLESGASLGPITLAYETYGTLNKDKSNAIIIFHTLTMDAHAAGTSKDDKKPGWWDPMIGPGKAFDTNKYFMISVNVLGGCKGSTGPSSIDPKTGKPYGLNFPVITIKDMVETQRILIREHLGIKKILCLAGGSMGGLQALQWGVSYPDEIASVIAIAANARQTAQQIALHEVGRQAIMKDPDWQGGNYYGKTIPGRGLGIARMMGHITYMSDKSMEEKFGRKLFSKEKFGYDFSHEFEVENYLKYRSDSFIQRFDANSYLYISKALDYFDLAPDGDLAKAFRNIKASFLVIAFTSDWLYPPYQSKDMVKALKTNDIDVSYCEVESDYGHDAFLVEVDGQSRLIEHYLKRIQKEISR, from the coding sequence ATGAGCGCAAAACCAAACATTAAATCCACAGCCGAAAATTCGATCGGGCCGGTCGAAACCAAATTCTACACCTTTGCCCAGCCGCCTCATGAATTTCCTTTGGAAAGCGGAGCAAGTTTAGGGCCCATTACACTCGCTTACGAAACTTATGGCACGCTTAATAAAGACAAATCTAACGCCATCATCATTTTTCATACCCTGACGATGGATGCCCATGCCGCCGGAACAAGCAAAGACGACAAGAAACCCGGCTGGTGGGACCCGATGATCGGACCCGGAAAAGCCTTTGACACAAATAAATATTTTATGATCAGCGTCAATGTCTTGGGTGGATGCAAGGGATCGACCGGCCCATCTTCAATAGATCCAAAAACCGGCAAACCTTATGGATTGAATTTTCCGGTCATCACCATTAAAGATATGGTGGAAACGCAAAGAATTTTGATCCGAGAGCATTTGGGGATCAAAAAGATCCTTTGTTTGGCAGGAGGCTCTATGGGCGGGCTTCAAGCGCTTCAATGGGGTGTCAGCTATCCGGATGAAATTGCTTCCGTTATTGCGATCGCCGCCAATGCCCGTCAGACGGCTCAACAGATCGCTTTGCACGAAGTCGGCCGGCAAGCCATCATGAAAGATCCAGACTGGCAAGGGGGAAACTACTACGGAAAAACTATTCCAGGCCGCGGGCTTGGCATCGCGCGCATGATGGGGCATATTACCTACATGAGCGATAAAAGCATGGAAGAAAAATTCGGACGAAAACTTTTCTCGAAGGAAAAATTCGGATACGATTTTTCCCATGAATTTGAAGTCGAAAATTACTTGAAGTATCGAAGCGACAGCTTTATTCAACGCTTTGATGCCAACTCATATCTTTATATCTCAAAGGCCTTGGATTATTTCGACCTTGCTCCCGATGGAGATTTGGCAAAAGCATTTCGTAATATCAAGGCAAGCTTCTTGGTCATTGCCTTTACATCTGATTGGCTTTATCCGCCTTACCAATCCAAGGATATGGTCAAGGCTCTTAAAACCAACGATATCGATGTTTCTTATTGTGAAGTCGAATCTGATTATGGCCACGACGCGTTTTTAGTCGAGGTTGACGGACAATCACGTTTGATCGAACACTATTTAAAACGAATTCAAAAAGAGATCAGTCGATGA
- the metW gene encoding methionine biosynthesis protein MetW has translation MTEPEIKKVRIDHKVILSLIEPNSRVLDLGCGDGELLSLLIQEKGCKATGIEIDEKAVYKCMERGLTISHGDIDSELVDYATKRFDYVILNESLQQVLHPQKVIFESLRVGKKVIVGIPNFCQVNARFQLFFRGQVPITKELPYEWYDTPNLRFLSLKDFRRFCRVNSIQIVNERPIGLTSEISILPNLFARVGIYLLEKA, from the coding sequence ATGACAGAACCCGAAATAAAAAAAGTCCGAATTGACCATAAGGTTATCTTAAGCCTTATTGAACCAAATTCCCGCGTCTTGGACCTAGGTTGCGGCGACGGGGAACTGCTATCTCTTTTGATCCAGGAAAAAGGATGCAAGGCGACCGGAATTGAAATCGACGAAAAGGCTGTCTACAAATGCATGGAGCGGGGATTGACCATTTCTCACGGCGACATTGATTCGGAGCTGGTCGATTACGCAACCAAACGTTTTGATTACGTCATCCTAAACGAAAGCTTACAGCAGGTTTTGCACCCGCAAAAAGTTATTTTTGAATCTTTGCGTGTTGGAAAGAAAGTTATTGTCGGTATTCCGAACTTTTGTCAAGTAAACGCGCGCTTTCAGCTTTTTTTTCGCGGACAAGTTCCTATTACAAAAGAACTGCCTTATGAATGGTACGATACGCCGAACTTGCGTTTCTTAAGCCTTAAGGATTTTCGCCGGTTTTGCCGCGTTAACAGCATTCAAATCGTGAACGAGCGCCCCATTGGGCTCACAAGCGAGATCAGCATCCTGCCGAATCTTTTCGCCCGCGTCGGTATTTACCTTCTTGAAAAAGCCTAA
- the mog gene encoding molybdopterin adenylyltransferase produces MTQSKEIRIGVLTISDRASRGIYKDISGQEIIRLLKGYLTNPWTPVYKVIADEQKLITKTLCQMSDKLGCCLILTTGGTGPAPRDVTPEATQKACKKILPGFGELMRAVSLKYVPTAILSRQTAGIRNKTLIINLPGKPRSIEQCLEAVFPAVPYCIDLVGGPYLTVNERKIKAFRPKPS; encoded by the coding sequence ATGACCCAATCAAAAGAAATCCGCATCGGAGTCTTAACCATATCCGACCGAGCCAGCCGGGGAATTTACAAAGATATTTCCGGGCAAGAGATCATTCGACTGCTTAAGGGCTATTTAACAAATCCGTGGACACCCGTCTATAAGGTCATTGCCGATGAACAAAAGCTCATCACAAAAACACTTTGCCAAATGTCAGACAAACTTGGATGTTGTTTGATCCTAACGACCGGCGGAACGGGACCGGCGCCGCGCGATGTGACGCCGGAGGCAACACAAAAAGCATGTAAAAAAATTCTGCCCGGCTTTGGAGAGCTGATGCGCGCCGTATCGTTAAAATATGTTCCGACGGCAATTTTGTCGCGCCAGACGGCAGGCATTCGCAATAAAACACTTATTATTAATCTTCCCGGAAAACCTAGATCAATAGAGCAATGTTTAGAGGCTGTTTTTCCGGCTGTTCCATATTGCATTGACCTGGTCGGTGGGCCCTATTTAACTGTTAACGAGCGCAAAATAAAAGCCTTTCGCCCAAAACCATCATGA
- the lhgO gene encoding L-2-hydroxyglutarate oxidase: MNKKYDYIIIGAGIVGLTIAYALKKKNPSNDILVIEKEPAIARHASGRNSGVLHAGFYYTADSLKARFTILGNRAMKEYCRSKNIPINECGKLVVAQNEAELEQLYELERRGIKNGSSVRLIESAKAEEIEPNIHTFRKALHSPLTASVDPKEVCRSLQADLQNMQVQFSFNAGYLSRKGNTIQTNQGDFSAEKIINCAGLYADKIAHDFGFGKQYTIVPFKGIYLEYSKNKTDIKTNIYPVPNLKNPFLGVHFTKTSTGKIKIGPTAIPAFWRENYGGVENFKLSELFSIGFHEAKLFLTNSFGFRNLAFDEIKKYNRGHFIQLATSLVKDIDPKGFGQFLAPGIRAQLLHKKTLKLLQDFVVESDGSSVHVLNAVSPAFTCAFPFADFVVKNHIDPS; encoded by the coding sequence ATGAATAAAAAATACGACTACATCATTATTGGTGCCGGAATCGTTGGGCTTACGATCGCTTACGCCCTGAAGAAGAAAAATCCTTCAAACGATATCCTCGTCATTGAAAAAGAACCGGCAATCGCCCGGCATGCTTCGGGGCGAAATAGCGGGGTTCTTCACGCCGGATTTTATTACACCGCCGATTCGCTTAAAGCGCGCTTTACCATTCTTGGTAACCGCGCCATGAAAGAATATTGCCGCAGTAAAAATATCCCTATAAATGAGTGCGGTAAGTTGGTGGTCGCGCAAAACGAAGCAGAACTTGAACAGCTTTACGAATTAGAACGCCGCGGGATAAAAAATGGTTCTTCTGTCCGCCTTATCGAAAGCGCGAAGGCTGAAGAAATCGAACCCAATATCCACACATTTAGAAAAGCACTGCATTCGCCGCTCACCGCAAGCGTTGACCCAAAAGAAGTTTGTCGATCCCTGCAAGCGGATCTTCAAAACATGCAAGTTCAGTTTTCTTTTAATGCCGGGTATTTATCCAGAAAAGGCAACACCATTCAAACCAACCAGGGCGATTTCTCGGCGGAAAAGATCATTAATTGCGCCGGACTTTATGCCGACAAGATCGCGCATGATTTTGGATTTGGAAAGCAATACACCATTGTTCCTTTCAAGGGAATATATTTAGAATACAGCAAGAACAAAACCGACATAAAGACAAATATTTACCCGGTCCCGAATTTAAAAAATCCATTTTTGGGCGTTCATTTCACAAAAACCTCAACCGGAAAAATTAAGATCGGCCCCACCGCAATCCCCGCCTTTTGGAGAGAAAATTATGGCGGAGTTGAAAACTTCAAATTGAGTGAATTGTTTTCGATCGGGTTCCACGAAGCAAAACTTTTTCTGACGAATTCCTTCGGATTTCGGAATCTCGCGTTTGATGAGATCAAGAAATATAACAGGGGGCATTTCATCCAGCTAGCAACCTCTCTGGTAAAGGATATTGACCCAAAAGGTTTTGGCCAATTTTTGGCTCCCGGCATTCGCGCGCAACTTTTACACAAAAAAACCCTCAAACTTCTTCAAGATTTTGTTGTGGAGAGTGACGGCTCAAGCGTTCATGTTCTTAACGCTGTTTCTCCCGCGTTTACCTGCGCTTTTCCGTTTGCCGATTTCGTCGTCAAGAACCACATTGACCCTTCCTAA
- a CDS encoding NifU family protein: protein MDIQIHVQSTPNPNALKFILNTPVKTEGKAAYKTAEECHANPLARYLFAIPNVSEVYFFDNVITVTQDGNADWDGLELQVKNTILEKISEHNPNFTVDSEKKKPAPTSPDLVKIEEILDRTIRPALQGDGGDLQVMGLEGNVLTVNYQGACGSCPSSTMGTLKAIEGILREEFKPDLVVQAV from the coding sequence ATGGACATACAAATTCATGTGCAAAGTACGCCAAATCCAAACGCGCTTAAGTTCATTCTAAATACGCCGGTAAAAACCGAAGGGAAAGCCGCTTACAAAACGGCCGAAGAGTGCCACGCCAATCCTTTGGCGCGCTATCTATTCGCTATCCCAAATGTTTCAGAGGTTTACTTCTTTGATAATGTTATTACCGTTACGCAGGATGGCAATGCCGATTGGGACGGTCTAGAACTGCAGGTAAAAAATACGATCTTGGAAAAGATCTCAGAACATAATCCAAATTTTACCGTTGATTCCGAGAAAAAAAAACCAGCCCCAACCTCACCGGATCTTGTTAAGATCGAAGAGATCTTGGATCGGACCATACGCCCGGCTCTTCAAGGTGACGGCGGTGATCTACAGGTTATGGGCTTAGAGGGAAACGTTTTGACCGTTAACTATCAGGGAGCCTGCGGTTCTTGCCCTAGCTCTACAATGGGAACGCTCAAGGCCATCGAAGGAATTCTGCGCGAAGAATTCAAGCCGGATCTGGTTGTTCAGGCTGTATAA
- a CDS encoding 4a-hydroxytetrahydrobiopterin dehydratase, producing the protein MDTSDLIQKKCQPCEGKASAFDTNKAAQYLPAIIGWQLREDGKTIYRDFQMKNFLDAVDLINDIAELAEAENHHPDLHLTGYRKLCVELSTHAIKGLSENDFILAAKINKLLP; encoded by the coding sequence ATGGACACATCCGATCTGATCCAAAAAAAGTGCCAGCCTTGCGAAGGAAAGGCAAGCGCCTTTGATACAAACAAAGCCGCTCAATATCTTCCGGCAATTATCGGATGGCAACTGCGCGAGGACGGAAAAACGATTTACCGGGATTTTCAAATGAAGAATTTCTTAGATGCCGTTGATTTGATCAATGACATCGCTGAACTGGCAGAAGCTGAAAATCATCACCCTGATCTGCATTTGACCGGTTATCGAAAACTTTGCGTGGAGTTGAGCACGCACGCCATAAAGGGATTATCCGAGAACGATTTTATTTTAGCCGCAAAAATAAACAAGCTGCTACCCTAA
- a CDS encoding Rrf2 family transcriptional regulator, translating into MFKINRKVEYALISLRYINHAPKGQLVSAKEICEAYKTPFDPTSRVLQIMAQNGILKAEHGAYGGYQIIKNLSKVTFSQLSEMIVGPIQIANCFHGNYAHCDLASCCNIIGPMLNLNERMSKLFRMITIEELIGAKHQNAQTVKAKSRTNSAITK; encoded by the coding sequence ATGTTTAAGATCAACCGAAAAGTCGAATACGCGCTTATCTCGCTACGCTACATCAACCACGCTCCCAAAGGGCAATTAGTTTCAGCAAAAGAAATCTGCGAAGCTTACAAAACACCGTTTGATCCCACATCGCGCGTTTTACAGATCATGGCGCAAAACGGAATTTTAAAAGCTGAACACGGCGCTTACGGCGGCTACCAGATCATTAAAAACCTTTCTAAAGTCACGTTTTCACAACTGTCTGAAATGATCGTCGGGCCCATCCAGATCGCGAATTGTTTTCATGGAAACTACGCCCATTGCGACTTGGCGTCCTGCTGCAACATCATCGGGCCAATGCTTAACCTCAATGAACGAATGAGCAAGCTTTTTCGAATGATCACCATTGAAGAGCTGATCGGAGCAAAGCATCAAAATGCGCAAACCGTAAAAGCAAAGAGTCGCACTAACAGCGCTATCACCAAGTAA